A stretch of the Musa acuminata AAA Group cultivar baxijiao chromosome BXJ2-7, Cavendish_Baxijiao_AAA, whole genome shotgun sequence genome encodes the following:
- the LOC103992440 gene encoding dual specificity protein phosphatase 1B isoform X5 yields the protein MSQMDELQRSRILACVQAFCAARYAREDNVPCQIEEGLFLGSVGAALNKSALKDLNITHILTVAKSLDLAFPNDFVYKKIDVFDTPGTELVKYFAECFSFIDEARSAGGGVLVHCFAGMSRSVTVVVAYLMKKHRMSLSDALSLVRSKRPHIAPNHGFLTQLANFEKSLGVNQGSSSKLIQKSTFGGYISFGTF from the exons ATGTCTCAGATGGATGAGCTTCAAAGGAGTAGGATTCTCGCCTGCGTCCAGGCATTCTGCGCTGCAAGATATGCCAGGGAGGACAACGTTCCATGTCAGATTGAGGAG GGTTTGTTTTTGGGTTCAGTTGGTGCAGCGCTTAACAAGTCAGCGTTGAAAGACTTGAACATCACCCATATCTTAACAGTGGCCAAATCCCTGGATCTTGCATTTCCTAACGACTTCGTCTATAAGAAGATTGATG TGTTTGACACCCCAGGCACAGAGTTGGTTAAGTATTTTGCTGAATGCTTTAGTTTCATCGATGAAGCTAGAAGTGCAGGTGGTGGCGTGTTGGTTCATTGCTTTGCAGGAATGTCAAGAAG TGTCACTGTTGTTGTTGCTTATTTGATGAAGAAGCATCGGATGAGTCTTTCAGATGCATTGTCACTAGTTAGGAGCAAACGACCACATATAGCCCCTAATCATGGTTTTCTTACTCAATTGGCGAACTTCGAGAAATCTCTTGGCG TGAATCAAGGCTCGAGTTCTAAGTTGATCCAAAAGTCAACCTTTGGAGGTTATATTTCTTTTGGGACATTTTGA
- the LOC135617681 gene encoding uncharacterized protein LOC135617681, with the protein MTLKSVLRALQEVFPQIDLRILRAVAIEYSDDVDTAVEFILSDVLPIITEPAETSNPYISLDAEQSLNVGDYSREDTNGANLLPCHNVIVEQKETLLPSEPKAESDINLSADNKSNAHSEPQSSVVMLVGNCSNVLGKNETSETKLEEVVSVPQTVAAKCDVLDADVQELCKTKLNGTLAASSDGCPTLSFRTVQNNLDLMECGTQIEKAMSSCISEYEEQLLGAFKDVAKIQDKCNFEANSTVSAAFTNAEETSSVHEISQAQHSKKSGELINIEDFQSDYEVQQLECLAETASVLLPLEKDNVSISDTLQTAIVATQGEIPNIDFLDSILLDAQNKKRTLVSALESTINMLKEVELHEERAEQAKREASVAGEDIFQEAEDLRQKINHAKITNEKKAEEIYSEKSTMAPEAMELQSRLINISDERQKSLSILEEICQTLGARLAHAKEEQAAAEQEKLKREDLAHKFFREQEDIMNSILQEAYCLQNEAEENTKLREFLMDRGRMLDILQEEIAVACESALSLKNRVYGCMPDNRPILSVTGTLVSSSNSLSEKTVLPKSDLHSPTSMSSIMIDKEATMNLPLEGDAADHHQDCSDDDWEMLEDKAELLN; encoded by the exons ATGACTCTGAAGTCGGTGCTTCGTGCTCTGCAGGAGGTCTTCCCGCAG ATTGATCTCCGAATACTTAGGGCTGTCGCTATTGAATATTCTGATGATGTTGATACTGCAGTAGAGTTCATTCTATCTGATGTTTTACCAATCATAACTGAACCAGCGGAAACATCAAATCCCTATATCTCTCTTGATGCAGAACAATCACTTAATG TAGGTGATTATTCACGGGAAGACACGAATGGGGCAAATCTATTACCATGTCACAATGTAATTGTTGAGCAAAAAGAGACTCTTCTACCTTCCGAACCGAAAGCTGAATCAGATATAAATCTTTCTGCTGATAATAAAAGTAATGCTCATTCAGAGCCACAATCCTCAGTTGTGATGCTTGTTGGAAATTGTTCTAATGTCCTTGGAAAGAATGAAACCTCGGAAACCAAACTGGAGGAAGTAGTTAGTGTACCACAGACCGTTGCAGCTAAGTGTGATGTTCTGGATGCTGATGTCCAAGAATTGTGCAAGACAAAACTTAATGGCACTCTAGCAGCCTCTTCAGACGGTTGTCCTACATTGTCATTCCGAACTGTTCAAAACAATCTAGATCTGATGGAATGTGGAACACAGATAGAGAAGGCTATGAGCAGTTGCATTAGTGAGTATGAAGAACAGTTACTAGGAGCATTCAAGGATGTTGCCAAAATCCAAGATAAATGCAACTTTGAAGCTAACAGTACTGTCTCAGCTGCTTTTACCAATGCTGAGGAAACCTCATCTGTCCATGAAATTTCTCAAGCTCAACACTCTAAAAAATCTGGAGAACTTATCAATATTGAAGATTTCCAAAGTGATTATGAAGTACAACAGCTCGAGTGCCTAGCTGAGACGGCTTCTGTTCTGTTGCCACTTGAAAAAGATAATGTGTCTATCAGTGATACGCTCCAAACTGCAATTGTAGCTACACAAGGAGAGATACCTAACATTGACTTCCTCGACAGTATTCTTCTTGATGCTCAAAACAAGAAG AGAACATTGGTATCTGCACTGGAATCAACAATTAACATGCTGAAAGAGGTAGAGCTTCACGAGGAGAGAGCTGAACAAGCTAAAAGAGAAGCCTCTGTGGCTGGTGAAGATATATTCCAAGAAGCGGAGGACCTCAGGCAGAAGATAAACCATGCAAAAATCACAAATGAGAAG AAAGCTGAAGAAATTTATTCTGAAAAATCTACAATGGCACCTGAAGCTATGGAACTTCAATCTCGGCTTATCAATATCTCAGATGAAAGACAAAAATCACTTTCTATTTTAGAGGAG ATTTGTCAAACACTGGGTGCACGACTAGCTCATGCAAAGGAAGAACAAGCAGCGGCTGAGCAGGAGAAGCTTAAAAGGGAAGACTTGGCCCACAAGTTTTTTCGTGAGCAGGAAGACATCATGAATAGCATATTACAAGAAGCATATTGTCTCCAGAATGAAGCAGAGGAGAACACCAAG TTGAGAGAGTTTCTAATGGATCGAGGTCGCATGCTCGATATTTTACA AGAAGAAATAGCTGTTGCCTGTGAGAGTGCGTTATCTCTGAAAAATAGAGTTTATGGATGTATGCCAGACAACAGACCGATATTGTCAGTAACTGGCACCCTGGTCTCCTCTTCAAACTCTTTGTCTGAGAAGACTGTCTTGCCTAAGAGTGATCTCCATTCTCCGACAAGCATGAGTTCAATCATGATCGACAAAGAGGCTACTATGAATCTTCCCCTGGAAGGTGATGCTGCTGATCACCACCAGGATTGCTCAGATGATGATTGGGAGATGTTGGAAGATAAGGCTGAGTTGCTGAACTGA
- the LOC103992440 gene encoding transcription factor MUTE isoform X6, whose translation MSHIAVERNRRRQMNEHLKVLRTLTPSFYIKRGDQASIIGGAIEFIKELQQVLHSLEAKKKRKSLSPSPTPSPRPLLQLTSSPTSSSPDTVKELGACCNSPVADVEAKLSGSNVLLRTLSKRIPGQVVKIITVLERQAFEILHLNISSMEDTVLYSFVIKIGLECQLSVEELALEVQRSFCEEIGYPRSLGE comes from the exons ATGTCCCACATCGCCGTCGAAAGGAACAGGAGAAGGCAGATGAACGAGCATCTCAAGGTCCTGCGCACCCTCACCCCTTCCTTCTACATCAAGAGG GGAGACCAAGCATCCATCATCGGAGGAGCCATAGAGTTCATCAAGGAGCTGCAGCAGGTCCTGCACTCCCTGGAGGCCAAGAAGAAGCGTAAGAGCTTGAGCCCCAGCCCCACTCCGAGCCCACGGCCGCTTCTCCAGCTGACATCATCACCGACGTCCAGCAGCCCCGACACGGTCAAGGAGCTCGGCGCCTGCTGCAACTCCCCCGTCGCGGATGTCGAGGCCAAGCTTTCCGGCTCCAACGTGCTTCTGAGGACGCTCTCCAAGCGCATCCCGGGTCAGGTGGTCAAGATCATCACCGTCCTCGAGAGGCAGGCGTTCGAAATCCTCCATCTCAACATCAGCAGCATGGAAGACACCGTGCTCTACTCCTTCGTCATCAAG ATTGGACTCGAATGCCAACTGAGTGTGGAAGAGCTTGCGTTAGAGGTCCAAAGGAGCTTTTGCGAAGAGATTGGGTACCCAAGAAGCTTAGGTGAATAG
- the LOC103992440 gene encoding dual specificity protein phosphatase 1B isoform X3, with product MDELQRSRILACVQAFCAARYAREDNVPCQIEEGLFLGSVGAALNKSALKDLNITHILTVAKSLDLAFPNDFVYKKIDVFDTPGTELVKYFAECFSFIDEARSAGGGVLVHCFAGMSRSVTVVVAYLMKKHRMSLSDALSLVRSKRPHIAPNHGFLTQLANFEKSLGVNQGSSSKLIQKSTFGGFLVHVFWRIRACDG from the exons ATGGATGAGCTTCAAAGGAGTAGGATTCTCGCCTGCGTCCAGGCATTCTGCGCTGCAAGATATGCCAGGGAGGACAACGTTCCATGTCAGATTGAGGAG GGTTTGTTTTTGGGTTCAGTTGGTGCAGCGCTTAACAAGTCAGCGTTGAAAGACTTGAACATCACCCATATCTTAACAGTGGCCAAATCCCTGGATCTTGCATTTCCTAACGACTTCGTCTATAAGAAGATTGATG TGTTTGACACCCCAGGCACAGAGTTGGTTAAGTATTTTGCTGAATGCTTTAGTTTCATCGATGAAGCTAGAAGTGCAGGTGGTGGCGTGTTGGTTCATTGCTTTGCAGGAATGTCAAGAAG TGTCACTGTTGTTGTTGCTTATTTGATGAAGAAGCATCGGATGAGTCTTTCAGATGCATTGTCACTAGTTAGGAGCAAACGACCACATATAGCCCCTAATCATGGTTTTCTTACTCAATTGGCGAACTTCGAGAAATCTCTTGGCG TGAATCAAGGCTCGAGTTCTAAGTTGATCCAAAAGTCAACCTTTGGAG GATTTCTTGTACATGTCTTTTGGAGAATACGAGCATGCGATGGATGA
- the LOC103992440 gene encoding dual specificity protein phosphatase 1 isoform X7, producing MSQMDELQRSRILACVQAFCAARYAREDNVPCQIEEGLFLGSVGAALNKSALKDLNITHILTVAKSLDLAFPNDFVYKKIDVFDTPGTELVKYFAECFSFIDEARSAGGGVLVHCFAGMSRSVTVVVAYLMKKHRMSLSDALSLVRSKRPHIAPNHGFLTQLANFEKSLGDVSIVSKFWKL from the exons ATGTCTCAGATGGATGAGCTTCAAAGGAGTAGGATTCTCGCCTGCGTCCAGGCATTCTGCGCTGCAAGATATGCCAGGGAGGACAACGTTCCATGTCAGATTGAGGAG GGTTTGTTTTTGGGTTCAGTTGGTGCAGCGCTTAACAAGTCAGCGTTGAAAGACTTGAACATCACCCATATCTTAACAGTGGCCAAATCCCTGGATCTTGCATTTCCTAACGACTTCGTCTATAAGAAGATTGATG TGTTTGACACCCCAGGCACAGAGTTGGTTAAGTATTTTGCTGAATGCTTTAGTTTCATCGATGAAGCTAGAAGTGCAGGTGGTGGCGTGTTGGTTCATTGCTTTGCAGGAATGTCAAGAAG TGTCACTGTTGTTGTTGCTTATTTGATGAAGAAGCATCGGATGAGTCTTTCAGATGCATTGTCACTAGTTAGGAGCAAACGACCACATATAGCCCCTAATCATGGTTTTCTTACTCAATTGGCGAACTTCGAGAAATCTCTTGGCG ATGTTTCCATTGTTTCAAAATTTTggaagctttaa
- the LOC103992440 gene encoding dual specificity protein phosphatase 1B isoform X4, with protein MSQMDELQRSRILACVQAFCAARYAREDNVPCQIEEGLFLGSVGAALNKSALKDLNITHILTVAKSLDLAFPNDFVYKKIDVFDTPGTELVKYFAECFSFIDEARSAGGGVLVHCFAGMSRSVTVVVAYLMKKHRMSLSDALSLVRSKRPHIAPNHGFLTQLANFEKSLGGKKSKTLTAGYLSRIPVLFHINKLL; from the exons ATGTCTCAGATGGATGAGCTTCAAAGGAGTAGGATTCTCGCCTGCGTCCAGGCATTCTGCGCTGCAAGATATGCCAGGGAGGACAACGTTCCATGTCAGATTGAGGAG GGTTTGTTTTTGGGTTCAGTTGGTGCAGCGCTTAACAAGTCAGCGTTGAAAGACTTGAACATCACCCATATCTTAACAGTGGCCAAATCCCTGGATCTTGCATTTCCTAACGACTTCGTCTATAAGAAGATTGATG TGTTTGACACCCCAGGCACAGAGTTGGTTAAGTATTTTGCTGAATGCTTTAGTTTCATCGATGAAGCTAGAAGTGCAGGTGGTGGCGTGTTGGTTCATTGCTTTGCAGGAATGTCAAGAAG TGTCACTGTTGTTGTTGCTTATTTGATGAAGAAGCATCGGATGAGTCTTTCAGATGCATTGTCACTAGTTAGGAGCAAACGACCACATATAGCCCCTAATCATGGTTTTCTTACTCAATTGGCGAACTTCGAGAAATCTCTTGGCG GGAAAAAAAGCAAGACTCTGACAGCAGGATACTTGAGCAGGATACCGGTGCTATTCCACATAAATAAACTCCTC TGA
- the LOC103992440 gene encoding dual specificity protein phosphatase 1B isoform X2, with protein MSQMDELQRSRILACVQAFCAARYAREDNVPCQIEEGLFLGSVGAALNKSALKDLNITHILTVAKSLDLAFPNDFVYKKIDVFDTPGTELVKYFAECFSFIDEARSAGGGVLVHCFAGMSRSVTVVVAYLMKKHRMSLSDALSLVRSKRPHIAPNHGFLTQLANFEKSLGVNQGSSSKLIQKSTFGGFLVHVFWRIRACDG; from the exons ATGTCTCAGATGGATGAGCTTCAAAGGAGTAGGATTCTCGCCTGCGTCCAGGCATTCTGCGCTGCAAGATATGCCAGGGAGGACAACGTTCCATGTCAGATTGAGGAG GGTTTGTTTTTGGGTTCAGTTGGTGCAGCGCTTAACAAGTCAGCGTTGAAAGACTTGAACATCACCCATATCTTAACAGTGGCCAAATCCCTGGATCTTGCATTTCCTAACGACTTCGTCTATAAGAAGATTGATG TGTTTGACACCCCAGGCACAGAGTTGGTTAAGTATTTTGCTGAATGCTTTAGTTTCATCGATGAAGCTAGAAGTGCAGGTGGTGGCGTGTTGGTTCATTGCTTTGCAGGAATGTCAAGAAG TGTCACTGTTGTTGTTGCTTATTTGATGAAGAAGCATCGGATGAGTCTTTCAGATGCATTGTCACTAGTTAGGAGCAAACGACCACATATAGCCCCTAATCATGGTTTTCTTACTCAATTGGCGAACTTCGAGAAATCTCTTGGCG TGAATCAAGGCTCGAGTTCTAAGTTGATCCAAAAGTCAACCTTTGGAG GATTTCTTGTACATGTCTTTTGGAGAATACGAGCATGCGATGGATGA
- the LOC103992440 gene encoding transcription factor MUTE isoform X1 — MPPRAAVPLPPSLPPPAAMSHIAVERNRRRQMNEHLKVLRTLTPSFYIKRGDQASIIGGAIEFIKELQQVLHSLEAKKKRKSLSPSPTPSPRPLLQLTSSPTSSSPDTVKELGACCNSPVADVEAKLSGSNVLLRTLSKRIPGQVVKIITVLERQAFEILHLNISSMEDTVLYSFVIKIGLECQLSVEELALEVQRSFCEEIGYPRSLGE, encoded by the exons ATGCCGCCTCGAG CTGCAgttcccctccctccctccctccctccccccgCAGCCATGTCCCACATCGCCGTCGAAAGGAACAGGAGAAGGCAGATGAACGAGCATCTCAAGGTCCTGCGCACCCTCACCCCTTCCTTCTACATCAAGAGG GGAGACCAAGCATCCATCATCGGAGGAGCCATAGAGTTCATCAAGGAGCTGCAGCAGGTCCTGCACTCCCTGGAGGCCAAGAAGAAGCGTAAGAGCTTGAGCCCCAGCCCCACTCCGAGCCCACGGCCGCTTCTCCAGCTGACATCATCACCGACGTCCAGCAGCCCCGACACGGTCAAGGAGCTCGGCGCCTGCTGCAACTCCCCCGTCGCGGATGTCGAGGCCAAGCTTTCCGGCTCCAACGTGCTTCTGAGGACGCTCTCCAAGCGCATCCCGGGTCAGGTGGTCAAGATCATCACCGTCCTCGAGAGGCAGGCGTTCGAAATCCTCCATCTCAACATCAGCAGCATGGAAGACACCGTGCTCTACTCCTTCGTCATCAAG ATTGGACTCGAATGCCAACTGAGTGTGGAAGAGCTTGCGTTAGAGGTCCAAAGGAGCTTTTGCGAAGAGATTGGGTACCCAAGAAGCTTAGGTGAATAG